CGACTTCGACGCGGCGATGAAGAAGATCCGCGACAAGACGGGGCGCGCCGGAGACAGCGGAATGTATGGCGTGATGTACCTCTACGACCTGTACCTCCGTCAGAACGGCAAGGCGTTCTTCACCGAGAAGGGGCTCGGTTTCACCGAGGCGGACCTCAAGGACTGGTGGACCAAGGCGAAGAAGGGTGTGGAGTCGGGCATCTACGCCGACGCCAAGAAGGTCGCTCAGGTCAGGCCCAAGTCCGCCGTCTCCGCCGAAATCGCCGGCGGCGAGTTCACCTGGGACAACTTCACCGTCCGCTACACCGCCGAGGGCAAGAGCGAGTACGGTCTCGCCCCGATCCCCACCACGGACGGCAAGCACACGGGCCAGTACCTCGGCTCCCTGATGCTCAGCGCCTCCAAGCGCACCCAGCACCCCAAGGAAGTCGCCCAGTTCATCAGCTTCATGACGCACGACCCCGAGGTCGCCAAGATCATGGGCTACGACCGCGGTGTGCCGGCCACGCAGGCGCAGTACGACGCATACAAGCCCACCGACGAGGTCGGCAAGGGCATCGCCGCCTACGAGGAGTCCCTCGTCAAGGCGGGCGTCCTGGAGACGATCACCCCGCACCCGAACGGCGCCGACATCTGTGAGTCCGCGTTCCTGCGGATCGCCGAGGAACTCGCCCTGGGCACGCGGTCGGTGGACGACGCCGTCAAGCAGTTCTTCACCGAGTCGAAGACGGCTCTCGGCAGCTGATGGGAACCACCGTGACACACGCCCCTGCGACGGATGCCCTGGCCAAGGGCTCCGAGCCGCGGCACGGTCCGGTGGACCCCGCGCGCCCCGCCGCCGCCAAGCGGCGGGGCCGCCGGGAGAACCTGGCCGGCTATCTCTTCATGTCCCCCTGGATCGCCGGGTTCCTGCTGCTCACCGCGGGCCCGATGATCGCCTCGCTCTACTTCGCGTTCACCGACTACAACCTGTTCGACGCCCCCAAGTGGATCGGCCTCGACAACTTCTCGGAGATGTTCCACGACCCGCGCTGGCGCCACTCGGTGCAGGTGACGATGTGGTACGTCGTCGTCGGGACGCCCCTCAAGCTGCTCGCCGCGCTCGGCGTGGCGCTGCTGCTGGCCCAGAAACGGCGCGGACAGGCCTTCTACCGGGCCGCGTTCTACGCGCCTTCGCTGATCGGGGCGAGCGTCTCCATCGCCATCGTCTGGAAGGCGATCTTCTCGGACGACGCGATCGTGGACCGTACTCAGCAGGCCTTCGGGTTGCACGCGGGCGGCTGG
Above is a genomic segment from Streptomyces sp. R21 containing:
- a CDS encoding carbohydrate ABC transporter permease; translated protein: MGTTVTHAPATDALAKGSEPRHGPVDPARPAAAKRRGRRENLAGYLFMSPWIAGFLLLTAGPMIASLYFAFTDYNLFDAPKWIGLDNFSEMFHDPRWRHSVQVTMWYVVVGTPLKLLAALGVALLLAQKRRGQAFYRAAFYAPSLIGASVSIAIVWKAIFSDDAIVDRTQQAFGLHAGGWTGDPDMIIYSLVALTVWQFGAPMVIFLAGLKQVPRELYEAAEVDGAGKLRRFWNITLPMISPVLFFNVLLETIHSFQIFSSAYIVGGGAGGNACGPADGSMVYTCYLYVQGFENSRMGLASAMAWMLLVAVALVTAVLFWSQKRWVHYEEGA
- a CDS encoding ABC transporter substrate-binding protein, yielding MQKNGNVERRTILKAAGASVAALGLATTTACGGDGAGSGDGTVTIRYAWWGADDRAKRINQTIALFEKKYPKIKVKTDFQPYTDFWKKFNTQASGGNPPDVFQNAIGFLRKYDAKNVLLDLSAQVKAGNLSMEGFRAGLEKFGEVDGKLLGVPVGSNSMALVIDKHVYTKAGVTPKQGWTWDDFDAAMKKIRDKTGRAGDSGMYGVMYLYDLYLRQNGKAFFTEKGLGFTEADLKDWWTKAKKGVESGIYADAKKVAQVRPKSAVSAEIAGGEFTWDNFTVRYTAEGKSEYGLAPIPTTDGKHTGQYLGSLMLSASKRTQHPKEVAQFISFMTHDPEVAKIMGYDRGVPATQAQYDAYKPTDEVGKGIAAYEESLVKAGVLETITPHPNGADICESAFLRIAEELALGTRSVDDAVKQFFTESKTALGS